One window of Acipenser ruthenus chromosome 17, fAciRut3.2 maternal haplotype, whole genome shotgun sequence genomic DNA carries:
- the LOC117423356 gene encoding monocarboxylate transporter 6-like isoform X1 — protein sequence MVDRRTPEMCEKEAESRASEGPPWPARFRSTSSCSSEGARAPSPADKQPAAPDGGWGWVVLLATILVLALTLAFPSCIGIFYTDLQSQFHANNSETSWVPSIMTAVLHAGGPLCSVLVEHYGCRVTVMLGGLLSGIGMATSSFTQSIGQLYITAGVITGLGFCLSFQPAIAILGHYFVRRRAFANSLASTGTAIGLSTLPLFAHFLLTHMGWRGSFLILGAVLLNCCVCGAVMRPVHQGSKKPNRTRGQPDKIENELSSTGHHRASGKLAAFLAALQKHMAFDLFCSNKRYQIYSIGVTWMMLGFVVPLLYLVPYATSHGMEQKRAALLLSILGLINIFMRPLAGIISELHCFSGKHIYLFSGAVLVNGLSNCICGIGASFSVLLAFVGVYALSMSFIGSLLFQVLMEIVEMPRFPSALGLITIMESVTLLIGPPLGGLLVDSTQEYKYVFYACCCAMVSSALFMGVAFYLLERDERKTMDPPKHAAPLSLDCQYTGITPGSRAVQRSGSETEYITSV from the exons ATGGTGGACAGACGAACTCCTGAGATGTGTGAGAAGGAGGCTGAGAGCCGAGCCTCCGAGGGACCCCCCTGGCCGGCCCGTTTCCGCAgcacctcctcctgctcctcagaGGGTGCCCGTGCCCCCTCACCTGCAGACAAGCAGCCCGCTGCTCCGGACGGGGGTTGGGGCTGGGTTGTGCTCCTGGCCACTATTCTGGTGCTGGCGCTGACCCTGGCCTTCCCCTCCTGCATTGGCATCTTCTACACGGACCTGCAGAGCCAGTTCCACGCCAACAACAGCGAGACCTCCTGGGTGCCCTCCATAATGACGGCCGTGCTGCACGCTGGAG GTccgctgtgcagtgtgctggtggaGCACTATGGCTGCCGTGTGACCGTCATGTTGGGCGGGCTACTGAGTGGCATTGGCATGGCAACCAGCTCCTTCACTCAGTCCATTGGCCAGCTCTACATTACCGCTGGCGTAATCACAG GCTTGGGATTCTGTCTGAGCTTCCAGCCTGCCATCGCCATCCTGGGGCACTACTTTGTGCGTCGGAGAGCCTTCGCCAACTCCCTGGCATCCACGGGCACCGCCATTGGCCTATCCACCCTCCCGCTCTTCGCCCATTTCCTGCTGACCCACATGGGCTGGCGGGGCAGCTTCCTGATCCTGGGGGCGGTGCTGCTGAACTGCTGCGTGTGTGGAGCTGTGATGCGGCCGGTGCACCAGGGGAGCAAGAAGCCAAACCGGACCAGGGGCCAGCCGGACAAAATAGAGAACGAGCTGTCCAGCACCGGACATCACAGAGCCAGCGGGAAACTAGCAGCCTTCCTGGCCGCACTGCAGAAGCACATGGCCTTTGATCTGTTCTGCAGCAACAAGCGGTACCAGATCTACAGCATCGGGGTGACCTGGATGATGCTGGGCTTCGTGGTGCCGCTGTTGTACCTGGTGCCCTACGCTACCAGCCATGGCATGGAGCAGAAACGGGCCGCCCTCCTGCTCTCCATCCTGGGCCTCATCAACATCTTCATGCGCCCGCTGGCCGGCATCATCTCCGAGCTGCACTGCTTCTCAGGGAAACACATTTACCTGTTCAGCGGCGCCGTGCTGGTGAACGGCCTCAGCAACTGTATCTGTGGCATCGGGGCCAGCTTCTCTGTGCTGCTGGCCTTTGTGGGGGTCTACGCCCTGTCCATGAGCTTCATCGGCTCGCTGCTCTTCCAGGTGCTCATGGAGATCGTGGAGATGCCTCGATTCCCCAGCGCACTCGGCCTGATCACCATCATGGAGAGTGTCACCCTGCTCATCGGTCCCCCCCTGGGTG gccTCCTTGTGGACTCCACTCAGGAATACAAGTATGTTTTTTATGCTTGCTGCTGCGCCATGGTTTCTTCTGCGCTCTTCATGGGTGTAGCCTTCTACCTGCTGGAACGGGACGAACGGAAGACCATGGACCCCCCGAAACACGCTGCCCCCCTCTCCCTGGACTGCCAGTACACTGGGATCACACCGGGGAGCAGAGCAGTGCAGAGGAGCGGCTCAGAGACAGAGTACATCACCAGCGTCTGA
- the LOC117423356 gene encoding monocarboxylate transporter 6-like isoform X2, with the protein MVDRRTPEMCEKEAESRASEGPPWPARFRSTSSCSSEGARAPSPADKQPAAPDGGWGWVVLLATILVLALTLAFPSCIGIFYTDLQSQFHANNSETSWVPSIMTAVLHAGGLGFCLSFQPAIAILGHYFVRRRAFANSLASTGTAIGLSTLPLFAHFLLTHMGWRGSFLILGAVLLNCCVCGAVMRPVHQGSKKPNRTRGQPDKIENELSSTGHHRASGKLAAFLAALQKHMAFDLFCSNKRYQIYSIGVTWMMLGFVVPLLYLVPYATSHGMEQKRAALLLSILGLINIFMRPLAGIISELHCFSGKHIYLFSGAVLVNGLSNCICGIGASFSVLLAFVGVYALSMSFIGSLLFQVLMEIVEMPRFPSALGLITIMESVTLLIGPPLGGLLVDSTQEYKYVFYACCCAMVSSALFMGVAFYLLERDERKTMDPPKHAAPLSLDCQYTGITPGSRAVQRSGSETEYITSV; encoded by the exons ATGGTGGACAGACGAACTCCTGAGATGTGTGAGAAGGAGGCTGAGAGCCGAGCCTCCGAGGGACCCCCCTGGCCGGCCCGTTTCCGCAgcacctcctcctgctcctcagaGGGTGCCCGTGCCCCCTCACCTGCAGACAAGCAGCCCGCTGCTCCGGACGGGGGTTGGGGCTGGGTTGTGCTCCTGGCCACTATTCTGGTGCTGGCGCTGACCCTGGCCTTCCCCTCCTGCATTGGCATCTTCTACACGGACCTGCAGAGCCAGTTCCACGCCAACAACAGCGAGACCTCCTGGGTGCCCTCCATAATGACGGCCGTGCTGCACGCTGGAG GCTTGGGATTCTGTCTGAGCTTCCAGCCTGCCATCGCCATCCTGGGGCACTACTTTGTGCGTCGGAGAGCCTTCGCCAACTCCCTGGCATCCACGGGCACCGCCATTGGCCTATCCACCCTCCCGCTCTTCGCCCATTTCCTGCTGACCCACATGGGCTGGCGGGGCAGCTTCCTGATCCTGGGGGCGGTGCTGCTGAACTGCTGCGTGTGTGGAGCTGTGATGCGGCCGGTGCACCAGGGGAGCAAGAAGCCAAACCGGACCAGGGGCCAGCCGGACAAAATAGAGAACGAGCTGTCCAGCACCGGACATCACAGAGCCAGCGGGAAACTAGCAGCCTTCCTGGCCGCACTGCAGAAGCACATGGCCTTTGATCTGTTCTGCAGCAACAAGCGGTACCAGATCTACAGCATCGGGGTGACCTGGATGATGCTGGGCTTCGTGGTGCCGCTGTTGTACCTGGTGCCCTACGCTACCAGCCATGGCATGGAGCAGAAACGGGCCGCCCTCCTGCTCTCCATCCTGGGCCTCATCAACATCTTCATGCGCCCGCTGGCCGGCATCATCTCCGAGCTGCACTGCTTCTCAGGGAAACACATTTACCTGTTCAGCGGCGCCGTGCTGGTGAACGGCCTCAGCAACTGTATCTGTGGCATCGGGGCCAGCTTCTCTGTGCTGCTGGCCTTTGTGGGGGTCTACGCCCTGTCCATGAGCTTCATCGGCTCGCTGCTCTTCCAGGTGCTCATGGAGATCGTGGAGATGCCTCGATTCCCCAGCGCACTCGGCCTGATCACCATCATGGAGAGTGTCACCCTGCTCATCGGTCCCCCCCTGGGTG gccTCCTTGTGGACTCCACTCAGGAATACAAGTATGTTTTTTATGCTTGCTGCTGCGCCATGGTTTCTTCTGCGCTCTTCATGGGTGTAGCCTTCTACCTGCTGGAACGGGACGAACGGAAGACCATGGACCCCCCGAAACACGCTGCCCCCCTCTCCCTGGACTGCCAGTACACTGGGATCACACCGGGGAGCAGAGCAGTGCAGAGGAGCGGCTCAGAGACAGAGTACATCACCAGCGTCTGA